A stretch of the Acanthochromis polyacanthus isolate Apoly-LR-REF ecotype Palm Island chromosome 22, KAUST_Apoly_ChrSc, whole genome shotgun sequence genome encodes the following:
- the LOC110964267 gene encoding cyclic nucleotide-gated channel cone photoreceptor subunit alpha-like, with amino-acid sequence MKRLWRSSVAPLESSSTTSAGRGALALQNMNNSNNNDGKKDEKKDEKKDDKKDEKDDKKDDKKDDKKDEKKDDKKDEKKDDKKDDKKDDKKDDKKEEPKEVWIMDPATDMYYYWLCTISIPVFYNLMLLVARACFNELQSTNVTLWMTLDYISDALYYLDTFVRARTGFLEQGLLVKDAKVLKERYMKTPQFKMDIFSILPTDIIFLQIGINNPEWRFNRLMRLARLFEFFDRTETRTNFPNIFRIANLVLYIIIIIHWNGCIYFAISKVLGFGSDTWVYPDITHPEHSRLARQYIYCFYWSTLTLTTIGETPPPVRDFEYFFVVADFLTGVLIFATIVGNVGAMISNMNAGRVEFQAKIDSIKQYMQFRKVTKDLEARVVKWFDYLWTEEKTCDEKLVLKNLPDKLKAEIAINVHLETLSKVRIFQDCEAGLLIELVLKLQPQVFSPGDYICKKGDIGREMYIIKEGKLAVVADDGVTQFVVLSDGAYFGEISILGIKGSKAGNRRTANIRSVGYSDLFALSKDDLMEALIEYPDAKYALEEKGRAILMKDNLIDESLVAATDAKDMEDKVNQIETSLEVMSAKFRKLTSHYESSQRKLKQRLTNISNQVTGLKVDFD; translated from the exons TGCTGGTCGGGGGGCTTTGGCTCTACAGAACatgaacaacagcaacaacaacgaCGG caaaaaagaCGAAAAGAAGGACGAAAAGAAGGACGACAAGAAAGACGAAAAGGACGACAAGAAGGATGATAAGAAAGATGACAAGAAAGATGAAAAGAAGGACGACAAAAAGGACGAAAAGAAAGACGATAAAAAAGATGACAAGAAGGACGACAAGAAggatgacaaaaaagaagaacc AAAGGAGGTGTGGATCATGGACCCTGCCACCGACATGTACTACTACTGGCTGTGCACCATATCTATCCCAGTCTTCTACAACCTGATGCTCCTGGTGGCCAG GGCGTGCTTCAATGAACTGCAGTCTACAAACGTCACACTGTGGATGACTCTGGACTACATTTCCGATGCCCTCTACTACCTCGACACCTTTGTGAGAGCCAGGACAG GATTTCTGGAGCAAGGACTGCTTGTAAAGGATGCAAAGGTCCTGAAAGAAAGGTACATGAAGACCCCCCAGTTCAAAATGGACATCTTCTCCATACTTCCCACTGACATTATATTTCTACAAATTGGAATCAACAACCCAGAGTGGAGGTTCAACCGTCTCATGAGGCTGGCTCGGCTCTTTGAGTTCTTTGACCGTACTGAAACTCGAACCAACTTTCCAAACATCTTCCGAATTGCTAACCTTGTCCtatacatcatcatcatcattcacTGGAACGGTTGCATCTACTTTgccatctccaaagttctgggCTTCGGCTCGGACACCTGGGTGTATCCAGACATCACTCATCCTGAGCATTCTCGGCTGGCCAGACAGTACATCTACTGCTTCTACTGGTCCACGCTCACCTTGACGACTATCGGAGAGACTCCACCCCCGGTCCGAGACTTTGAGTATTTTTTCGTGGTGGCTGACTTCCTCACCGGAGTTCTGATCTTTGCTACGATTGTAGGCAACGTTGGTGCCATGATTTCCAACATGAATGCTGGCCGCGTAGAGTTCCAGGCTAAGATTGACTCCATCAAACAGTACATGCAGTTCCGTAAGGTCACCAAAGACCTGGAGGCCAGAGTGGTGAAGTGGTTCGACTACCTGTGGACAGAGGAGAAAACCTGCGATGAGAAGCTGGTGCTGAAGAACCTCCCAGACAAGCTGAAGGCTGAGATCGCCATTAACGTCCATCTGGAGACCCTGAGCAAAGTGCGCATCTTCCAGGACTGTGAAGCAGGTTTGCTTATTGAGTTGGTCCTCAAGCTTCAGCCTCAAGTCTTCAGCCCCGGTGACTACATCTGTAAGAAGGGGGACATCGGCAGGGAAATGTACATCATCAAAGAAGGAAAGCTGGCGGTGGTAGCAGACGATGGCGTTACTCAGTTTGTGGTTCTCAGTGATGGGGCATATTTTGGAGAAATCAGCATCCTTGGGATCAAAGGCAGCAAAGCAGGAAACCGAAGAACAGCCAACATCCGAAGCGTGGGCTACTCGGATCTGTTCGCCCTGTCCAAAGATGACCTGATGGAGGCACTCATTGAGTACCCTGATGCTAAATATGCGCTGGAGGAGAAAGGAAGGGCCATCCTGATGAAAGATAACCTCATAGACGAGTCGCTGGTCGCTGCTACTGATGCCAAAGACATGGAGGACAAAGTCAACCAGATTGAAACCAGTCTGGAGGTCATGTCGGCCAAATTCCGAAAGCTAACAAGTCACTACGAGTCCTCTCAGCGGAAACTCAAGCAGCGGCTCACCAACATATCAAACCAGGTCACAGGCCTCAAAGTAGATTTTGATTAA
- the LOC110964281 gene encoding ubiquitin-protein ligase E3A: protein MNSDEKEDCECAPPQAETSPAGGADREYEEPEIENPEASRMKRAAAKHLIERYYHQLTEGCGNESCSNSWCASSVGFNRMDNNAAAVKALELYKVNAKLCDPHPSKKGTASAYLESSNSACSNRKMNHKDVHSVRDNFKDVNYLTEEKVYEILDICGEKEDYSPLIRVIGRVFSSAEGLVQSFRRSKPHTKEELKSLQGKDEDKDEDEKEAAACSATAMEEDSPTSSSSSRLGEGSSGENDVQKLAPDEVSVDIEAVRRVYERLLSNEKIEAAFLNALVYLSPNVECDLTYHNVYSRDPNYLNLFVIVMENSNLHSPEYLEIALPQFCKAMSKLPLAAQAKLARLWSHYSAEQIRRMVETFQQLITYKVISNEFNSRNLVNDDDAVVAATKCLKIVYYANVLGGDLDVEHNEEEDEEPIPESSELTLQELLGEERRNKKGPRVDPLETELGIRTNDCRRPLIPFEEFVNEPLNEVLEMDKDYTFFKVETENKFSFMTCPFILNAVTKNLGLYYDNRIRMYSERRITVLYSLVQGQQLNPYLRLKVRRDHIIDDALVRLEMIAMENPADLKKQLYVEFEGEQGVDEGGVSKEFFQLVVEEIFNPDIGMFTYDERTKLFWFNPSSFENEGQYTLIGIVLGLAIYNNCILDVHFPMVVYRKLMGKKGTFRDLADANPVLHQSLKELLEYEGSVEEDMMITFQISQTDLFGNPLMYDLRENGDKIPVTNENRKEFVAQYSEYMLNKSVEKQFKAFRRGFHMVTNESPLKYLFRPEEIELLICGSRNLDFLALEETTEYDGGYNRDSRIIKEFWETLHSFGEEQKRLFLQFTTGTDRAPVGGLGKLKMIIAKNGPDTDRLPTSHTCFNVLLLPEYSSKEKLRERLLKAITYAKGFGML from the exons ATGAATTCCGACGAGAAGGAGGACTGTGAGTGTGCGCCACCACAGGCCGAGACTAGCCCCGCCGGAGGAGCCGACAG AGAATACGAGGAGCCTGAAATAGAAAACCCAGAAGCAAGCCGAAT GAAGCGAGCAGCTGCCAAACATCTGATAGAGCGCTACTACCACCAGTTAACGGAGGGCTGTGGGAATGAGTCTTGCTCCAACTCATGGTGTGCCTCGTCGGTCGGCTTCAACCGAATGGACAACAATGCAGCGGCGGTCAAAGCCCTGGAGCTCTACAAGGTCAACGCCAAGCTGTGCGACCCCCACCCCTCTAAGAAAGGCACCGCTTCGGCCTACCTGGAGAGCAGCAACTCGGCCTGCAGCAACAGGAAGATGAACCACAAAGACGTCCACTCCGTACGGGACAACTTCAAAG ATGTAAATTACCTGACAGAGGAGAAGGTGTATGAGATCCTGGACATCTGCGGGGAGAAGGAGGATTACTCCCCTCTGATCCGGGTCATAGGTCGGGTTTTCTCCAGTGCTGAGGGTCTGGTTCAGAGCTTCCGGAGGTCCAAGCCTCACACCAAGGAGGAGCTAAAGTCCCTTCAAGGTAAAGATGAAGACAAGGACGAGGATGAGAAGGAGGCAGCCGCCTGCTCTGCTACAGCCATGGAGGAGGACTCCCCCACCTCGTCTTCGTCGTCTCGGCTGGGAGAGGGCTCCTCAGGGGAAAACGACGTCCAGAAGCTGGCCCCTGATGAGGTGTCGGTGGACATTGAAGCCGTGCGGCGGGTCTACGAGCGCCTCCTGTCCAATGAGAAAATAGAAGCCGCCTTCCTGAATGCGCTGGTCTACCTCTCTCCTAACGTGGAGTGTGACCTGACGTACCACAACGTGTATTCACGAGACCCAAACTACCTGAACCTGTTTGTTATCGTGATGGAGAACAGCAACCTTCACAgcccagagtacctggagatcGCTCTGCCCCAGTTCTGTAAGGCCATGAGCAAACTCCCGCTGGCGGCCCAGGCCAAGCTGGCCCGCCTGTGGTCGCATTACAGCGCCGAGCAGATCCGGCGCATGGTGGAGACCTTCCAGCAGCTCATCACCTACAAGGTGATCAGCAACGAGTTCAACAGCCGCAACCTGGTGAACGACGACGACGCCGTGGTGGCGGCCACCAAGTGCTTGAAGATCGTCTACTATGCAAACGTGCTGGGCGGCGACCTGGACGTGGAGCACaacgaggaggaggacgaggagccCATCCCAGAGTCCAGCGAGCTCACGCTGCAGGAGCTGCTGGGCGAGGAGCGGCGGAACAAGAAAGGCCCCCGGGTCGACCCGCTGGAGACGGAGCTGGGGATCCGCACCAACGACTGCCGGCGGCCGCTCATTCCCTTCGAGGAGTTCGTCAACGAGCCTCTGAACGAGGTGCTGGAGATGGACAAGGACTACACTTTCTTCAAGGTGGAAACTGAGAACAAGTTCTCCTTCATGACCTGCCCCTTCATCCTGAACGCCGTCACCAAGAACCTGGGTCTGTACTACGACAACCGCATCCGCATGTACAGCGAGCGGCGCATCACCGTGCTCTACAGCCTGGTCCAGGGCCAGCAGCTCAACCCCTACCTGAGGCTCAAAGTACGCAGAGACCACATCATCGATGACGCTCTGGTCCGG ctggAGATGATCGCCATGGAGAATCCTGCAGACTTGAAGAAGCAGCTCTATGTGGAGTTTGAAGGAGAGCAAGGTGTTGATGAAGGAGGTGTTTCCAAAGAGTTCTTTCAGCTGGTGGTGGAGGAGATCTTCAACCCAGATATCG GCATGTTCACGTACGACGAGCGCACCAAACTGTTCTGGTTCAACCCGTCATCGTTTGAGAACGAGGGCCAGTACACTCTGATCGGCATCGTCCTGGGTTTGGCCATCTACAACAACTGCATCCTGGACGTCCACTTCCCCATGGTGGTCTACAGGAAGCTGATGGGAAAGAAAGGAACCTTCAGGGACCTCGCCGACGCCAACCCG GTTCTCCACCAGAGTctgaaggagctgctggagTACGAGGGCAGCGTGGAGGAGGACATGATGATCACCTTCCAGATCTCCCAGACCGACCTGTTCGGGAACCCACTCATGTACGATTTAAGGGAAAATGGGGACAAGATTCCAGTCACAAACGAGAACAGAAAG gagtTTGTGGCTCAGTACTCAGAATACATGCTGAACAAAAGTGTGGAGAAACAGTTCAAGGCGTTCAGGAGAGGCTTCCACATGGTGACCAACGAGTCGCCGCTCAAATACCTGTTCAGACCGGAGGAGATCGAGCTGCTCATCTGTGGAAGCAGG AACCTGGACTTCCTAGCACTAGAAGAAACAACAGAATACGACGGCGGTTATAACAGAGACTCTAGAATCATCAA GGAGTTCTGGGAGACTTTGCACTCGTTCGGTGAGGAGCAGAAGCGACTCTTCCTGCAGTTCACCACCGGCACTGACAGAGCACCTGTAGGAGGGCTGGGCAAGCTGAAGATGATCATCGCCAAGAACGGCCCTGACACCGACAG ATTACCGACGTCTCACACCTGCTTTAACGTTCTGCTGCTGCCGGAGTACAGCAGCAAGGAGAAGCTGAGGGAGAGACTGCTGAAAGCCATCACCTACGCCAAAGGCTTCGGCATGCTCTGA